The Amycolatopsis endophytica genome includes the window GTACTGCGTTCCGGGCTTCACCTCGCGGGTCAGCGAAACCACCCGCTCGACGAACCTGTCGTAGACCTGCTCGTGCACGTAGACCCGCTCCACGCCGATGCAGGTCTGGCCGGAGTTGGAGAACGCGCCCCACACCGCGGCGTCGGCGGCGGCGTCCAGATCGGCGTCGGAGTCGACGATCAGCGGGTCCTTGCCGCCGGCCTCGATGACGACCGGGGTGAGCGTCTCGGCGGCGGCGGCCATGATCTTCTTGCCGGTCGCGGTCGAGCCGGTGAAGGCGATCTTGTCCACACCGGCGCCGACCAGCGCCGCACCGGTCGCGCCGAACCCGGTGACCAGCTGCAGCACCGGGTACTCGGGCACGACCTCGGCGAAGGTGTCGGCGAGCCACTTGCCCACGCCCGGCGTGTACTCGCTGGGTTTGAACACGACCGCGTTGCCCGCCGCGAGCGCGTAGGTGATCGAGCCCATCGGTGTGTAGACGGGGTAGTTCCACGGCCCGATCACGCCGACGACGCCCAGCGGCTGGAACTCGACGCTCGCCGTGTGGTTGGACAGCAGCGGACCGGTCGGACGGCGCTTGCGGCCGAGGACCTTGCGGGCGTTGCGCGCGGCCCACGCGACGTGCTCGATCGCGAGGACGGCTTCCAGCTGCGCGTCCCCGGCGGGCTTGCCGGTCTCGGCGCTGACGACCGCGCACAGCTCGGCGAGGCGGTGGGTGAGGATGCCGTTCCAGCGGCGCAGGCGCTCGGCGCGGCCCTCGAAACCGAGACCACCCCACCACCGGGCGGCGGCGCGCGCGGAGGCGACGGCGGCCTGGACGTCCTCCGCCGTGTGCACCGGGTAGGTCCCGACGACCTCGTCGGTGGCCGGGCTCAGCGAGTCGAAGGTGTCACGGACGTTGGTCGGCTTCGGCTCCACGGCGGTCATCGGTGGCCTCCTCGCTACTGGTCAGTAGCGCCAGCATGGCACAAGCCGTGGCCGAACTCACCACCCCGAGCGCGGGCGCCAGCCACAACGGCAGTACACCGACGCTCAGCGAGCCCAGCCCGAACCCGCTCCCCTGCACGACGAACGCCGTCGAGAAACCCTCGGCCCGGCGGCCCTCGGGCAGCAGCCGTTGCAACCGGACGGAGGCGACGGTCAGCAGCGGGCCCGTGCAGCCACCGACCAGGGCGGCACCGGTGAACAGACCGGGCCAGCCGAGGTCCGCGGCCAGTACCGAACCACCCAGTACGAATCCCGTCAGCATCCGGAGGGCCGGACGCCGTCCGGCGGGCGGGCGCCGCCAGGCGAAGAGCGCGCTGCCGGCGATGCCGGACCCGCTGAGCACCACGATCACCAGCGACGCGAGAGCCGGGTCGCCGCCGAGTCGTTGGACCAGTGGCAGAGGCGCGACCTCGACCGTCGCGAGGAGGTGACCGAGCGCGAACAGGCACGCGAGCCACGGCAGTGCCCGCCGGACCGGCAGCTTCGCCGCCGTGCGCGGTGCCGGTGCGGTGGCGCGAGGAACGAGGAGGGCGGCCGCGAAGTAGGCCGTAGCCATCGCCACGAGCGGGACGAGCGCGCTGATCGGGCTCAGGGCCGACACCAGCAGCGGACCGGCGATGAGGACGCCCTCGAACAGCATCGCGTCGATCGCGAGCGCCCGCGGCAGCTGCGCGTCCGGTACGACGCCGCCGAGCAGTGACCGGAAGCCCCCGGACAACCCGCCGACGGCCATCCCGGGCACCACGACCAGCGCGAGCAGCACACCGTCGCCCGCCCCCGCCCACCCGGCGACGACGAGCAGCGTCATCGCGGTCCCCGTCGCGACCAGCAGAAGGACAAGACCATGGGCGGCGCCCACCCGGTCCAGCAGCCGCCCGCAGGGCACGGCACCGGC containing:
- a CDS encoding aldehyde dehydrogenase family protein; protein product: MTAVEPKPTNVRDTFDSLSPATDEVVGTYPVHTAEDVQAAVASARAAARWWGGLGFEGRAERLRRWNGILTHRLAELCAVVSAETGKPAGDAQLEAVLAIEHVAWAARNARKVLGRKRRPTGPLLSNHTASVEFQPLGVVGVIGPWNYPVYTPMGSITYALAAGNAVVFKPSEYTPGVGKWLADTFAEVVPEYPVLQLVTGFGATGAALVGAGVDKIAFTGSTATGKKIMAAAAETLTPVVIEAGGKDPLIVDSDADLDAAADAAVWGAFSNSGQTCIGVERVYVHEQVYDRFVERVVSLTREVKPGTQYGPITMPSQLDVVRRHIADALARGGRALTGGADAVGEKFVEPTVLVDVPEDSTAVREETFGPTMTIAKVRDMDEAVEKANATTYGLGSTVFSRRNGARLAQRLKAGMISINAPFSFAGTASLPFGGVGDSGFGRIHGPEGLREFARSKAVARQRFAVPIKLTTFTRTTKTDKLVSRIVTGLYGRKH
- a CDS encoding MFS transporter, giving the protein MDRAYWRWSAGAQLYRLPIAMGPLAFTLMTTALTGSYRLGGVMVAVLVVAEIAGAVPCGRLLDRVGAAHGLVLLLVATGTAMTLLVVAGWAGAGDGVLLALVVVPGMAVGGLSGGFRSLLGGVVPDAQLPRALAIDAMLFEGVLIAGPLLVSALSPISALVPLVAMATAYFAAALLVPRATAPAPRTAAKLPVRRALPWLACLFALGHLLATVEVAPLPLVQRLGGDPALASLVIVVLSGSGIAGSALFAWRRPPAGRRPALRMLTGFVLGGSVLAADLGWPGLFTGAALVGGCTGPLLTVASVRLQRLLPEGRRAEGFSTAFVVQGSGFGLGSLSVGVLPLWLAPALGVVSSATACAMLALLTSSEEATDDRRGAEADQRP